Proteins co-encoded in one Halorussus vallis genomic window:
- a CDS encoding lysylphosphatidylglycerol synthase transmembrane domain-containing protein, whose amino-acid sequence MKTNSVSARTILVGFLAAAVVLYVLVGVVGVSEVVAALATADRLTVGAVFAVALCWMTAWSYTLYLVFGVLDVSASRRRATLVYLNVLFANQVAPFSVGGGEPIAALFVSRATRANYETALLSVVSTDVINYLPAPAFAFLGVLYVGATTTVGQQLEVVAGTMLGISALLAVGGGLAWRYRRWLEVRAVGALVALQRVTVRVVPSVRLPSPADLQARIGTFVDGLERVAADRRVLALGIGSSALGWLLQATALWLSLSAVGAGVRPAIPVLVVSLVTVTDLVPLPGGIGSVDAALVVLLVALTGLPAATATAAALVFRSATLLFPIVLGGATVAALQLTRTSSA is encoded by the coding sequence ATGAAGACGAACTCCGTTTCGGCGCGGACGATACTCGTCGGCTTCCTCGCCGCGGCGGTCGTCCTGTACGTTCTCGTCGGCGTCGTCGGCGTCTCCGAGGTGGTCGCGGCGCTCGCGACTGCCGACCGCCTCACGGTCGGCGCCGTCTTCGCGGTCGCACTGTGCTGGATGACGGCGTGGAGCTACACCCTCTATCTCGTCTTCGGCGTCCTCGACGTGTCGGCGTCGCGGCGACGGGCGACGCTCGTCTACCTGAACGTGCTGTTCGCCAACCAGGTCGCGCCGTTCTCGGTCGGGGGCGGTGAACCCATCGCGGCGCTGTTCGTCTCGCGGGCGACCCGGGCGAACTACGAAACCGCGCTCCTGTCGGTGGTCAGCACCGACGTCATCAACTACCTACCCGCGCCGGCGTTCGCGTTCCTGGGGGTGCTCTACGTCGGCGCGACGACGACGGTCGGGCAGCAACTGGAGGTCGTCGCGGGAACGATGCTCGGCATCTCCGCGTTGCTGGCGGTCGGCGGCGGCCTGGCGTGGCGATACCGGCGGTGGCTCGAAGTTCGGGCGGTCGGCGCGCTCGTTGCCCTCCAGCGAGTCACTGTCCGCGTCGTCCCGAGCGTCCGACTCCCGTCGCCAGCCGACCTCCAGGCGCGAATCGGGACGTTCGTCGACGGACTCGAACGCGTCGCCGCCGACCGGCGCGTGCTCGCGCTCGGAATCGGCTCGTCGGCGCTCGGGTGGCTGTTGCAGGCAACCGCGCTGTGGCTCTCGCTGTCGGCGGTCGGCGCCGGCGTACGACCGGCGATTCCGGTACTGGTCGTCTCGCTCGTGACCGTCACTGACCTCGTCCCGCTACCGGGCGGCATCGGGAGCGTCGACGCCGCGCTGGTGGTGCTCCTCGTCGCGCTCACGGGCCTCCCCGCCGCGACCGCGACGGCCGCGGCGCTCGTCTTCCGGAGCGCGACGCTGCTGTTTCCCATCGTCCTCGGGGGCGCGACGGTGGCGGCGCTCCAGTTGACGCGAACCTCGTCCGCGTGA
- a CDS encoding 30S ribosomal protein S3ae gives MSERSVSKQKQEKRWYTIHAPQQFDRQELGQTPADEPDKVLGRDIETTLGELSNDASENNTKLTFKINDVGSDAAYTEFVKHELTRDYLRSLVRRGASKIEAYITVLTTDDYRVQIQPVAFTTKSADASQEQAIRRTMIDLVEDAAEDRTFEDLIDSVVEGRLSSAIYGEAKTIYPLRRVEIQKATLEARPEEVAAEEETAVDVDEEDVEV, from the coding sequence ATGAGCGAACGTTCAGTCTCCAAGCAGAAACAGGAAAAGCGGTGGTACACCATCCACGCTCCCCAGCAGTTCGACCGACAGGAGCTGGGTCAGACCCCCGCAGACGAACCGGACAAGGTACTCGGACGCGACATCGAAACCACGCTGGGCGAACTCAGCAACGACGCCAGCGAGAACAACACCAAGCTCACGTTCAAGATCAACGACGTGGGCAGCGACGCGGCCTACACCGAGTTCGTCAAGCACGAACTCACCCGCGACTACCTGCGGAGCCTCGTGCGCCGCGGCGCCTCGAAGATCGAGGCGTACATCACGGTGCTGACGACCGACGACTACCGCGTCCAGATCCAGCCCGTCGCGTTCACGACCAAGAGCGCCGACGCGAGCCAGGAGCAGGCCATCCGCCGCACGATGATCGACCTCGTCGAGGACGCCGCCGAGGACCGCACCTTCGAGGACCTCATCGACAGCGTCGTCGAGGGTCGGCTCTCCTCGGCCATCTACGGCGAGGCCAAGACCATCTACCCGCTCCGCCGCGTCGAGATCCAGAAGGCGACGCTCGAAGCGCGCCCCGAGGAGGTCGCCGCCGAGGAGGAAACCGCGGTCGACGTCGACGAAGAAGACGTCGAAGTCTGA
- a CDS encoding KEOPS complex subunit Pcc1 gives MTEERREDPSETPSTTASRSARIRTELDRADVVAAAVRPDNTPEIDTRVEAGESSPDAVVTTVERETTGGLQTTVDDYVVNLTVARKVVQAADRHANTDTHQS, from the coding sequence GTGACCGAGGAACGACGCGAGGACCCGAGCGAGACGCCGTCCACGACGGCGTCTCGCTCGGCGCGGATTCGAACGGAGTTAGACCGCGCCGACGTCGTCGCGGCGGCGGTCCGCCCGGACAACACGCCCGAGATAGACACCCGAGTCGAGGCGGGCGAGTCCAGCCCGGACGCCGTGGTGACGACCGTCGAACGAGAGACGACCGGCGGACTGCAGACGACTGTCGACGACTACGTCGTGAACCTCACGGTGGCGCGGAAAGTGGTACAGGCAGCCGACCGACACGCGAACACAGATACACACCAATCATGA
- a CDS encoding exonuclease RecJ, whose product MSTSGRTGSGADAPSGSDVAAALGEAEFVRVLARADGDCLAAAGLLARALSERAVPYQVRVGRFGTTLVGGGADTDGEAHAGAGETTVGVGLDPAADVSLAAEATPASVTAFDAARELDASPDRTLALAGVVAAGRPPGAGESAHVYEEAREAGLERRPGVGVPTGDLADGLAHTTLAHADYSGDAGSVQATLAELDLPAELDESAHRDVASDLALAVAGAEWTTDRAADAVERALRPHELEDGPFVTVEGYADVLESVARERPGAGVALALGHDARTDALEAWRDHAASAHAALREGTTGRYDGLFVLRTEDAPVETVARLLRDFRSPEPTALVVGDGKAAAAATEQAVLDDEADAVSVGDAMAAAAAETGGRGGGTATRGYAEFDTEATDFLAAFREART is encoded by the coding sequence ATGTCCACCTCGGGTCGAACCGGAAGCGGCGCCGACGCCCCCTCGGGTAGCGACGTGGCCGCCGCACTCGGCGAGGCGGAGTTCGTCCGCGTGCTCGCGCGTGCGGACGGCGACTGCCTCGCCGCGGCGGGACTGCTCGCGCGCGCACTGAGCGAGCGGGCGGTCCCCTACCAGGTTCGGGTCGGCCGCTTCGGCACGACGCTCGTCGGGGGCGGTGCCGACACCGACGGAGAAGCCCACGCGGGCGCGGGCGAGACGACGGTCGGCGTGGGACTCGACCCCGCTGCCGACGTCTCGCTCGCGGCCGAGGCGACCCCGGCGAGCGTCACCGCGTTCGACGCAGCCCGGGAACTCGACGCGTCGCCAGACCGCACGCTCGCACTCGCGGGCGTGGTCGCGGCCGGTCGCCCGCCGGGCGCCGGCGAGAGCGCCCACGTCTACGAAGAGGCCCGCGAAGCGGGGCTCGAGCGCCGACCCGGCGTCGGCGTTCCGACCGGCGACCTCGCCGACGGCCTCGCGCACACGACCCTCGCGCACGCCGACTACTCCGGCGACGCGGGGTCGGTCCAGGCGACGCTGGCCGAACTCGACCTGCCGGCCGAACTCGACGAGTCGGCCCACCGCGACGTCGCCTCGGACCTCGCGCTCGCCGTCGCGGGCGCGGAGTGGACGACCGACCGCGCGGCCGACGCCGTCGAGCGCGCGCTCCGGCCCCACGAACTCGAAGACGGACCGTTCGTCACGGTCGAGGGCTACGCCGACGTGCTCGAATCGGTCGCGCGCGAGCGACCGGGCGCGGGCGTCGCGCTGGCGCTCGGCCACGACGCGCGGACCGACGCGCTGGAGGCGTGGCGCGACCACGCCGCCAGCGCCCACGCGGCCCTGCGGGAGGGGACGACCGGCCGGTACGACGGCCTGTTCGTACTCCGAACCGAAGACGCCCCGGTCGAGACGGTCGCCCGCCTCCTGCGGGACTTCCGGTCGCCCGAACCGACGGCACTCGTCGTCGGCGACGGGAAGGCCGCCGCGGCGGCGACCGAACAGGCCGTCCTCGACGACGAGGCCGACGCGGTTTCGGTCGGGGACGCGATGGCCGCCGCGGCCGCCGAAACCGGCGGCCGCGGCGGCGGCACCGCGACCCGCGGTTACGCCGAGTTCGACACCGAGGCGACCGACTTCCTCGCCGCGTTCCGGGAGGCCCGAACGTGA